The Astyanax mexicanus isolate ESR-SI-001 chromosome 12, AstMex3_surface, whole genome shotgun sequence genome window below encodes:
- the lonrf1l gene encoding LON peptidase N-terminal domain and ring finger 1, like → MSVEKRSGAQATEARAAGFYIAAQGEAEWGEDSSVDPQSVILRKADSLASQNRLKEAIDMFCAALRHDPIRPEQLGALVDCILRNYKQGNAGETVATLLTQGNRGQVGDSGCMFDCPGCGRFMWEPVTAACGHSYCRGCLQRILVPRCQVCSENMDRSPSEHKPNVVLSGLLEKCFPEEVRKARRVGEAEGLMRSKHWEEAAALASELLKSDPGNVRLRVCRAEVYQSLQLYQLALDDWEVCLSASPSLEGYFYKGKVLQEMGQVDESLQLFLQCLAVDENFLQAKQEVEKILHDLLSPACESMQASLRETTHKPSAHLRSKSTLLDTHLDTTTRSASVDCPSGPSEVSSDEKLGRSESLERSGLSRAHSLRAHLPGGAREEGLKRVCSAPQLGDQEKGALLKRKLSGSEAGPGVVNMHSSKHKKQGAAASTAPAVSEETGPGLTLPRDLLDPNDFECPLCMRLFYEPVTTPCGHTFCKNCLERCLDHSPQCPLCKESLKMYLATRKYSITQVLDDIIKQYLSDEHAGRQKVHIEETKELSDLQNNVPIFVCTMAYPTVPCPLHVFEPRYRLMIRRCMETGTRQFGMCINDAQKGFADYGCMLYIRSVHFLPDGRSVVDTVGGKRFRVLSRNMRDGYCIANIEYLQDQRVADEDELGRLQDLYDQVYNQAKVWFHTLENRFRNQILQHFGPMPEREADIQATPNGPACCWWLLAVLPVDPRYQLSLLSMTTLKERLVKIQHILTYLQNTHTE, encoded by the exons ATGTCGGTGGAGAAACGCAGCGGGGCGCAGGCGACGGAGGCCCGGGCAGCAGGCTTCTACATAGCGGCGCAGGGAGAGGCGGAGTGGGGCGAGGACTCCAGCGTGGACCCGCAAAGCGTGATACTGCGGAAAGCGGACTCACTGGCGTCCCAGAACCGCCTGAAAGAGGCGATAGACATGTTCTGCGCGGCACTGAGGCACGACCCCATCCGGCCGGAGCAGCTGGGCGCGCTGGTGGACTGTATCCTGCGGAACTACAAGCAGGGGAACGCCGGGGAGACTGTAGCGACTCTGCTGACCCAGGGGAACCGGGGACAGGTGGGGGACTCGGGCTGTATGTTTGACTGTCCCGGGTGTGGCAGGTTCATGTGGGAACCTGTGACCGCGGCATGTGGACATTCCTACTGCAGAGGCTGTTTACAGCGGATACTGGTGCCCCGGTGCCAGGTGTGTAGCGAGAACATGGACCGGAGCCCTTCAGAACACAAACCCAACGTGGTTCTGAGCGGACTGCTGGAGAAGTGTTTCCCGGAGGAGGTGAGGAAAGCCCGGCGGGTTGGAGAGGCTGAGGGGCTGATGAGGAGTAAACACTGGGAGGAGGCTGCAGCGCTGGCCAGTGAGCTTTTAAAAAGCG ACCCTGGCAATGTTAGACTGCGAGTATGTCGAGCAGAGGTGTATCAGAGTCTGCAGCTCTATCAGCTGGCGCTGGATGACTGGGAGGTGTGTTTAAGCGCTTCACCCTCACTAGAG ggtTATTTCTATAAGGGGAAGGTTCTGCAGGAAATGGGTCAGGTGGATGAATCACTACAGCTTTTCCTGCAATGCCTGGCTGTGGATGAGAACTTCCTGCAGGCCAAACAGGAAGTGGAAAAG ATTTTGCATGACCTGCTGTCCCCGGCCTGTGAGAGCATGCAGGCCAGCCTGAGGGAAACGACCCACAAGCCCTCAGCTCACCTGCGCAGTAAATCTACGCTGCTGGACACTCACCTGGACACTACCACTCGCTCTGCTTCTGTAGACTGCCCGTCAGGACCCAGTGAG GTCTCCTCGGATGAGAAGCTTGGCCGCTCCGAGAGTTTGGAACGGTCGGGTTTGAGTAGAGCTCACTCTCTGCGGGCTCACCTACCAGGCGGGGCCAGGGAGGAGGGGCTAAAGAGAGTGTGCTCTGCCCCACAGCTTGGGGATCAGGAGAAAGGGGCGTTGCTGAAGAGGAAACTGTCCGGCTCGGAGGCGGGGCCAGGCGTGGTCAACATGCACAGCagcaaacacaaaaaacaagGAG CTGCTGCCTCCACAGCCCCAGCGGTCAGTGAGGAAACTGGACCCGGTCTCACCCTCCCAAGAGACCTGCTGGATCCCAACGACTTTGAATGCCCGCTATGTATGag ACTGTTCTATGAACCAGTGACTACCCCCTGCGGACACACGTTCTGTAAGAACTGTCTGGAGCGCTGTCTGGACCACAGCCCCCAGTGCCCACTCTGCAAAGAGAGCCTCAAAATG taccTCGCCACTAGGAAATATTCTATTACGCAGGTTTTGGATGACATTATAAAGCAGTACCTGTCTGATGAACATGCTGGGAGACAAAAAGTCCACATTGAGGAAACTAAAGAGCTGTCAGa TCTGCAGAACAATGTCCCGATCTTCGTGTGCACTATGGCCTATCCCACTGTGCCTTGCCCGCTGCATGTGTTTGAGCCGCGGTACCGCCTCATGATCCGCCGCTGCATGGAAACGGGCACACGCCAGTTTGGCATGTGCATTAACGATGCCCAGAAagg CTTTGCAGATTATGGCTGTATGCTCTATATCCGGAGCGTCCACTTCCTGCCGGATGGCCGGTCTGTAGTGGACACTGTTGGAGGGAAGAGGTTCCGGGTTCTGAGCCGCAACATGAGGGACGGGTACTGCATCGCCAACATCGAGTACCTACAGGACCAGCGG gtggcaGATGAGGATGAACTGGGCCGTCTGCAGGATCTGTATGATCAGGTCTACAATCAGGCCAAGGTTTGGTTCCACACGCTGGAGAACCGCTTCAGGAACCAGATCCTTCAGCACTTCGGCCCCATGCCTGAGAGGGAGGCGGACATACAg GCGACCCCTAATGGTCCGGCGTGTTGCTGGTGGCTGCTGGCTGTGCTGCCGGTGGACCCTCGGTACCAGCTGTCACTGCTCTCCATGACCACCCTGAAAGAGAGACTCGTCAAGATCCAGCACATCCTCACTtacctgcagaacacacacacagagtag